In the genome of Poecilia reticulata strain Guanapo linkage group LG16, Guppy_female_1.0+MT, whole genome shotgun sequence, one region contains:
- the LOC103478627 gene encoding mucosal pentraxin-like — translation MPALLLFVMLTACAASPQDLSGKMFTFPQETDTARVMLNISTHNLKAVTVCLRSFTDLKRIHGLFSLATPSSDNGVLIIRNIDKVDLRVNDQRVDYVVDYELNTWHSICSTWDSESGLGQLWFNGKPLVRKFTSKSQIDKPLVTLGQEQDSYGGKFDIKQSFVGMMTDVHMWNYVLSSCEIQNYVGNLNFTPGNVLNWKALTFEKTGNVLIENKQLTCH, via the exons ATGCCTGCTTTACTTCTCTTTGTGATGCTGACAGCATGTGCTGCAAGCCCGCAGG aTCTAtcaggaaaaatgtttacatttccaCAAGAAACCGACACAGCCAGAGTGATGCTGAATATATCCACACACAATTTAAAGGCTGTGACAGTATGTCTCAG gTCCTTTACAGACCTCAAAAGAATCCACGGTCTTTTTTCTCTGGCCACACCGTCTTCTGACAATGGTGTACTGATAATAAGAAATATTGATAAAGTTGACTTGCGTGTGAACGATCAAAGAGTAGATTATGTAGTGGACTATGAGTTGAACACCTGGCACTCTATTTGCTCCACATGGGACTCTGAATCTGGATTGGGTCAACTGTGGTTTAATGGAAAGCCTTTAGTCAGGAAGTTCACCAGTAAATCACAGATCGATAAACCACTTGTTACCCTTGGACAG GAACAGGACAGCTATGGTGGTAAATTTGACATTAAGCAATCTTTTGTCGGCATGATGACCGATGTCCACATGTGGAACTACGTCCTTTCTTCCTGTGAAATCCAAAACTATGTGGGCAATCTGAATTTCACTCCAGGCAATGTGCTGAACTGGAAGGCCCTGACGTTtgagaaaactggaaatgttctgATAGAAAACAAGCAGCTGACCTGCCACTAG
- the LOC103478630 gene encoding serum amyloid P-component-like isoform X1, producing the protein MLLLLMLVTSCAAIPQNLQEKMFTFPEETNTAHVRLTTSRHNFNAMTVCFRFLTDLKRQYALFSLAVPSFPNGFLFYKNEDSFELCARDKCQIFEGLDFQLNKWHSVCGTWDAASGLVQVWLNGQHSSRKPASGHNIYGPVIIILGQDQDSYAGGFDVTQSFVGLMSDLHMWNYKLSPCEIRKYTNDGDYTKGNMLNWNSLDFQIIGSVQIENSPKHCQ; encoded by the exons ATGCTGCTCTTGCTGATGTTGGTGACATCATGCGCTGCCATTCCTcaaa atctTCAAGAGAAGATGTTCACCTTCCCAGAAGAAACCAACACAGCACATGTTAGGTTGACAACATCAAGACATAACTTCAATGCTATGACTGTCTGTTTCAG GTTCTTAACAGACCTCAAAAGACAATATGCTCTTTTCTCTTTGGCCGTACCCTCTTTTCCCaatggttttttgttttacaaaaacgAGGATTCTTTTGAGTTATGTGCCAGAGACAAATGCCAAATTTTTGAAGGACTGGACTTCCAGCTGAATAAATGGCACTCGGTCTGTGGAACATGGGACGCTGCATCAGGTTTGGTACAAGTGTGGCTGAATGGACAGCATTCAAGCAGGAAGCCAGCCAGTGGACATAATATCTATGGACCAGTTATAATCATTTTAggacag gATCAAGATTCATATGCTGGTGGTTTTGATGTCACACAATCATTTGTCGGCTTGATGTCAGATCTCCATATGTGGAATTACAAGCTTTCACCCTGTGAGATCCGGAAATACACAAATGACGGTGACTACACAAAAGGAAATATGTTGAACTGGAATTCACTGGATTTCCAGATTATAGGAAGTGTGCAGATCGAGAATAGCCCAAAACATTGTCAGTAA
- the LOC103478630 gene encoding serum amyloid P-component-like isoform X2, giving the protein MKDLQEKMFTFPEETNTAHVRLTTSRHNFNAMTVCFRFLTDLKRQYALFSLAVPSFPNGFLFYKNEDSFELCARDKCQIFEGLDFQLNKWHSVCGTWDAASGLVQVWLNGQHSSRKPASGHNIYGPVIIILGQDQDSYAGGFDVTQSFVGLMSDLHMWNYKLSPCEIRKYTNDGDYTKGNMLNWNSLDFQIIGSVQIENSPKHCQ; this is encoded by the exons ATGAAAG atctTCAAGAGAAGATGTTCACCTTCCCAGAAGAAACCAACACAGCACATGTTAGGTTGACAACATCAAGACATAACTTCAATGCTATGACTGTCTGTTTCAG GTTCTTAACAGACCTCAAAAGACAATATGCTCTTTTCTCTTTGGCCGTACCCTCTTTTCCCaatggttttttgttttacaaaaacgAGGATTCTTTTGAGTTATGTGCCAGAGACAAATGCCAAATTTTTGAAGGACTGGACTTCCAGCTGAATAAATGGCACTCGGTCTGTGGAACATGGGACGCTGCATCAGGTTTGGTACAAGTGTGGCTGAATGGACAGCATTCAAGCAGGAAGCCAGCCAGTGGACATAATATCTATGGACCAGTTATAATCATTTTAggacag gATCAAGATTCATATGCTGGTGGTTTTGATGTCACACAATCATTTGTCGGCTTGATGTCAGATCTCCATATGTGGAATTACAAGCTTTCACCCTGTGAGATCCGGAAATACACAAATGACGGTGACTACACAAAAGGAAATATGTTGAACTGGAATTCACTGGATTTCCAGATTATAGGAAGTGTGCAGATCGAGAATAGCCCAAAACATTGTCAGTAA
- the LOC103478713 gene encoding C-reactive protein-like, with amino-acid sequence MATMMLLLLLLVASCAAIPQNLSEKMFTFPQETNTAHVRLTTSRQNLPAVTVCFRFFTDLKRAHSLFSLALPSFDNAFLFYNLASLDSFQMWVRNTAANFEGLDFKLNKWQSVCATWDAASGLVQLWVDGKPSSRKFTNSGSNINGPIIIALGQEQDSHGGGFDVKQSFVGMMSDLHMWDYKLSPCEIQKYTNGRGYAKGNVLNWNSLEFQIVGRVLIENKQNACQ; translated from the exons ATGGCAACTATG ATGCTGCTCTTGCTGCTGTTGGTAGCATCATGTGCTGCTATTCCTCAAA ATCTTTCAGAGAAGATGTTCACCTTCCCTCAAGAAACCAACACAGCACATGTTAGGTTGACAACATCAAGACAAAATTTACCGGCTGTAACTGTCTGCTTCAG GTTCTTTACAGACCTCAAAAGAGCTCACTCCCTTTTCTCGCTGGCTCTACCCTCTTTTGATAatgcctttttgttttacaatttggCCAGCTTAGATTCTTTTCAAATGTGGGTAAGGAACACGGCCGCAAATTTTGAAGGACTGGACTTCAAGCTGAACAAGTGGCAATCAGTTTGTGCAACATGGGATGCTGCATCAGGTTTGGTCCAACTGTGGGTGGATGGAAAGCCTTCCAGCAGAAAATTTACCAACTCTGGATCCAATATCAATGGACCAATTATTATTGCTTTAGGACAG GAACAAGATTCACATGGTGGTGGTTTTGATGTCAAACAATCATTTGTTGGCATGATGTCAGATCTCCATATGTGGGATTACAAGCTTTCACCCTGTGAAATCCAGAAATACACGAATGGCCGTGGCTACGCAAAAGGAAATGTGTTAAACTGGAATTCACTGGAATTCCAGATTGTAGGAAGGGTGCTGATCGAGAATAAACAGAATGCTTGTCAGTAA
- the LOC103478632 gene encoding C-reactive protein-like, whose amino-acid sequence MKVLLLLLMTTACAALTQDLSGKMFTFPLETNSAYVKFNTSGRDFNAITVCHRSFTDLKRDHGLFSLSTPNNANDFLIFWDNTNKEMEAHIKNKKAEYGGRDYKPNTWHSICTTWDGTTGLTQLWFNGQPSIRKFTNSGSSIGGPVNIIVGQEQDSHGGGFDIKQSLVGMMSDVHMWDYVLSACEIQNYVDERNFTPGNVLNWRALDYQIVDKVLLEHKVTVCY is encoded by the exons ATGAAGgtgctgcttctgcttctgaTGACGACAGCCTGTGCTGCCCTAACACAAG atctTTCTGGTAAGATGTTCACCTTTCCACTGGAAACCAACAGTGCTTATGTGAAGTTTAACACATCAGGAAGAGATTTTAATGCCATAACTGTTTGCCACag ATCATTTACAGACCTCAAGAGAGACCACGGGCTGTTCTCCTTGTCCACACCCAATAATGCCAATGACTTTTTGATTTTCTGGGATAACACCAATAAAGAAATGGAGGCACACATTAAGAATAAAAAGGCTGAGTACGGAGGCCGTGACTACAAGCCCAACACGTGGCACTCTATCTGCACCACATGGGACGGGACGACTGGACTGACACAGCTGTGGTTCAATGGACAGCCTTCGATCAGAAAATTCACAAATTCTGGGTCAAGCATTGGTGGACCTGTCAATATTATTGTGGGACAG GAGCAGGACAGCCATGGTGGCGGGTTTGACATCAAGCAGTCTTTGGTTGGCATGATGTCTGACGTCCATATGTGGGATTACGTCCTCTCTGCCTGTGAGATCCAGAATTATGTGGATGAACGAAACTTCACACCAGGGAATGTGTTGAACTGGAGGGCTCTGGACTATCAGATTGTAGACAAAGTGTTGCTTGAACATAAAGTAACCGTTTGTTACTAA
- the LOC103478631 gene encoding jeltraxin-like has product MRLLLLVGMLTACAAVTNDLSGKMFTFPLETNTAHVKLRTTKQDFNAVTVCQRSFTDLQRSHVLFSLAVPSFSNSFMVMWDSADKELEIYTHDKNAVFGKTDYKINTWHSVCATWDSASGLVQLWLDGQPSVRKFTSSGSNITGSLIIMLGQEQDSHGGGFDTKQSFVGMLSDVHMWDYVLSACQIQKYVDEQNFTPGNVLNWAALDYQLVEKVMVENKVMVCI; this is encoded by the exons ATGAGGCTGCTGCTCTTAGTGGGAATGCTGACAGCATGTGCTGCAGTAACCAATG ATCTGTCTGGCAAGATGTTCACCTTCCCACTTGAAACCAACACAGCTCATGTGAAGCTAAGAACtacaaaacaggattttaatgCAGTAACTGTTTGTCAAAG ATCCTTTACAGACCTCCAAAGATCCCACGTCCTATTTTCTTTGGCTGTACCCAGTTTTTCCAATAGCTTTATGGTTATGTGGGATAGCGCTGACAAAGAATTGGAGATTTATACCCACGATAAAAATGCAGTATTTGGAAAAACTGACTACAAGATAAACACATGGCACTCTGTCTGCGCCACCTGGGACTCCGCGTCTGGActggtgcagctgtggttggATGGACAACCATCAGTTAGAAAATTTACCAGCTCTGGATCAAACATCACAGGATCTCTCATAATTATGTTAGGGCAG GAGCAGGACAGTCATGGCGGCGGGTTTGACACCAAGCAGTCCTTCGTTGGGATGTTGTCTGATGTCCACATGTGGGATTACGTCCTCTCTGCCTGTCAGATCCAGAAATACGTGGATGAACAGAACTTCACTCCGGGAAATGTGCTGAATTGGGCGGCTCTGGATTATCAGCTAGTAGAAAAAGTGATGGTGGAGAATAAAGTAATGGTTTGTATTTAA